In Ferroplasma sp., a single window of DNA contains:
- the cgi121 gene encoding KEOPS complex subunit Cgi121: MLHKISYFSLNKFDEHFFDFFKNNHGLFQLIDASTIISEVQIIEAIRKTERYISYNEKIRFPGTVLLMYIAGTNQINVAIKKCGINEKTKRGIAVYSNPEDLDTITGMGYITTTDRFLPFDVTGHDFQVFSEMARVDFTL, translated from the coding sequence ATGTTGCATAAAATTTCCTATTTTTCCTTAAATAAATTTGATGAACATTTTTTTGATTTCTTTAAGAATAATCATGGACTTTTTCAACTGATCGATGCCAGCACTATTATTTCTGAGGTTCAAATAATAGAAGCTATAAGAAAAACTGAAAGGTATATATCATATAATGAAAAGATAAGGTTTCCTGGGACAGTTCTGCTGATGTACATTGCAGGTACAAACCAGATAAATGTGGCAATAAAAAAATGCGGGATAAATGAAAAAACTAAGCGGGGAATTGCGGTATATTCAAACCCCGAAGACTTAGATACAATAACAGGCATGGGTTACATAACCACAACAGATAGATTCCTGCCATTTGATGTAACCGGACATGATTTTCAGGTATTTTCAGAGATGGCAAGAGTGGATTTTACACTTTAA
- a CDS encoding amylo-alpha-1,6-glucosidase, whose protein sequence is MDYNQEWLLANSRGSYSSSTISFAGTRTYHGILVVSNPADYQRYVILSKLFEELEFSVKQFSLDTNYYPDTVYPTGCKYIDDFSIFPFPVINYTVDGNRIKKSLVMDPESDMVVIRYEFFKKIPEKVTLYPLLAFRNFHDVVRAGEREFRFSESENFYNFSDSSFTLHISRVGSFINEGYWYYNFIYPVEKERGTNSTEDLYNPGKIIINPVKNPLDIKITMEDAQTHNFDEIVGIINKLGSSKEKNPDINALRFSSSKFRLKDDLIAGYHWFGPWTRDTFISMPGLVIIPGNYEFARSIFSNYAGRMVNGIVPNNAYSSEFYRSADASLWYIYALHKYYHYSHDKSFISQMYGRVKSIVDAYFNGNDDFYLDGRFIHIKSAQMTWMDGKTGDVSFTPRLGKPVEINALWYNALNSYSYFSRITGSKVGDRVEDVLSSFRNEFIKRFTVNGQIADVIDPVDVSFRPNFLFAYSLPYKLMDRPDFLEKAVNELATPYGIRTLSPEDPKFKGIYSGDQYERDSAYHNGTVWPWLAGPYISAMVNNGHDPGELLRYFSPLFSMKNVPEIFDGLNPGIPRGCMMQAWSYGELIRSYYEDLKISRRPKITGGDKS, encoded by the coding sequence ATGGATTATAACCAGGAATGGCTGCTTGCCAATTCCCGGGGGTCTTACTCTTCTTCCACCATATCATTTGCTGGCACGAGGACTTACCACGGGATATTAGTTGTATCAAACCCGGCTGACTATCAACGGTATGTTATACTCTCAAAGCTATTTGAAGAACTGGAATTTTCTGTGAAACAGTTCAGCCTTGATACAAATTACTATCCAGACACTGTGTACCCCACAGGATGCAAATATATTGACGATTTTTCCATATTCCCGTTTCCAGTAATAAATTATACTGTGGATGGAAACCGCATAAAAAAATCCCTGGTGATGGATCCTGAATCAGATATGGTAGTAATCAGGTATGAATTTTTTAAAAAAATACCGGAAAAAGTTACATTATACCCATTACTGGCATTCAGAAATTTCCATGATGTTGTAAGGGCGGGGGAAAGGGAATTCAGATTCTCTGAGTCAGAAAATTTCTATAATTTCAGTGATTCCAGTTTCACCCTGCATATTTCCAGGGTAGGATCTTTTATAAATGAGGGATACTGGTATTATAATTTTATATATCCTGTAGAGAAAGAAAGGGGAACAAACAGCACGGAGGATCTTTACAATCCCGGCAAAATCATAATAAATCCGGTTAAAAATCCCCTGGATATAAAAATCACCATGGAAGATGCACAAACCCATAATTTTGATGAAATCGTGGGTATTATCAATAAACTTGGATCCAGCAAAGAGAAAAATCCAGATATCAACGCTCTCAGATTTTCTTCCTCAAAGTTCCGGCTGAAGGATGATTTAATTGCAGGTTACCACTGGTTTGGGCCATGGACAAGGGACACATTCATCTCAATGCCAGGACTTGTAATAATACCTGGAAATTATGAATTTGCGAGAAGCATATTCAGCAACTATGCTGGCCGGATGGTTAATGGGATTGTACCAAACAATGCCTATTCCAGTGAATTTTACAGATCGGCCGATGCGTCCCTGTGGTACATATATGCCCTGCATAAATATTATCACTATTCCCATGATAAAAGCTTTATTTCACAGATGTACGGTAGGGTTAAAAGCATTGTAGATGCATATTTCAATGGAAATGATGATTTCTATCTGGATGGAAGGTTTATCCACATCAAATCGGCGCAGATGACATGGATGGATGGAAAAACTGGCGATGTTTCATTCACGCCGAGACTGGGAAAACCTGTGGAAATAAATGCACTTTGGTACAACGCGTTGAACTCATATTCATATTTTTCCAGAATAACCGGCAGCAAAGTTGGGGATCGAGTTGAGGACGTTTTATCCTCATTCCGGAATGAATTCATCAAAAGATTCACAGTAAACGGGCAAATTGCGGACGTCATAGACCCCGTCGATGTATCATTCCGCCCAAACTTTCTGTTCGCATATTCGCTGCCATATAAATTGATGGACAGGCCAGATTTCCTCGAAAAAGCGGTGAATGAACTTGCAACCCCGTACGGGATCAGAACACTTTCTCCAGAGGACCCTAAATTTAAAGGGATTTATTCGGGGGACCAGTATGAGCGTGATAGCGCCTACCATAACGGTACTGTATGGCCATGGTTAGCCGGACCCTATATATCTGCTATGGTTAATAACGGCCATGACCCAGGTGAGCTTTTAAGATACTTTTCTCCACTTTTTTCCATGAAGAACGTGCCAGAAATTTTCGATGGGTTGAATCCCGGGATACCAAGGGGATGCATGATGCAGGCATGGAGCTATGGCGAACTAATTAGATCCTATTATGAAGATCTAAAAATTTCCAGACGGCCAAAAATTACTGGGGGTGATAAAAGTTGA
- a CDS encoding enolase, whose translation MEDIEIVDSKITKIFDSRGNPTIEATIFLNYASGTASAPAGASTGKTEVKAYPENDIDKSVDFYNKHIKNSLNGFNAINQEGFDTLLHELDGTDDFSAMGGNLATALSMANAKAVANYLEIPLYRYVGGLNPAIPRPMGNIIGGGKHSKNGTTIQEFLVSSQGKTFYDSVFYNIMVHRRVGEKLSEKLKGQSVGLGDEKAWTADVSDEEAIEIMKAAAGEISSENKVKIYLGVDFAADSFHENGKYHYKKSIKTRDEQIDYAISLNRDHGFYYIEDPLYDSDFEGFAEITKSIGKNALIVGDDLYTTNASRIQKGIEMKSTNAVLIKVNQIGTLSDTVTSVKLATKNAMDTVVSHRSGETTDDFIASLAVAFNSRFIKTGTIGGERLAKLNEVIRLEEDLV comes from the coding sequence ATGGAAGATATAGAAATAGTCGATTCGAAAATTACAAAGATATTTGATTCCCGGGGAAATCCCACAATTGAGGCAACAATTTTTTTGAATTATGCATCTGGAACGGCCTCTGCCCCGGCAGGTGCCAGTACCGGAAAAACAGAGGTTAAGGCGTATCCTGAGAACGACATTGATAAAAGTGTGGATTTTTACAACAAACATATAAAAAATTCCCTGAATGGTTTTAATGCTATAAATCAGGAAGGATTTGACACGCTGCTACATGAACTTGATGGAACAGATGATTTCTCAGCTATGGGTGGAAACCTTGCCACAGCACTTTCCATGGCAAATGCCAAGGCAGTGGCCAACTATCTGGAGATACCATTATACAGGTATGTTGGTGGCCTGAATCCTGCAATACCACGCCCCATGGGCAATATAATAGGAGGTGGAAAACACTCAAAGAATGGTACCACCATTCAGGAATTTCTGGTATCCTCGCAGGGAAAGACATTCTATGATTCTGTTTTTTACAACATAATGGTCCATAGACGGGTAGGGGAAAAATTATCTGAAAAGCTCAAGGGGCAGAGCGTGGGCCTGGGAGATGAAAAGGCATGGACTGCAGATGTTTCAGATGAGGAAGCAATAGAAATAATGAAGGCGGCAGCTGGAGAGATATCCTCTGAAAATAAGGTTAAAATATATCTCGGAGTTGATTTCGCAGCTGATTCATTCCATGAAAATGGTAAGTACCATTACAAAAAGTCTATAAAAACAAGGGATGAACAGATTGATTATGCGATCTCATTGAACAGGGACCACGGCTTTTATTACATAGAGGACCCACTGTATGATAGCGATTTTGAAGGTTTTGCAGAGATAACTAAAAGTATAGGTAAGAACGCCCTGATAGTAGGCGATGACCTGTATACCACCAACGCATCAAGGATCCAGAAGGGCATAGAAATGAAATCCACTAACGCAGTGCTGATCAAGGTAAACCAGATAGGCACCCTTTCAGACACAGTTACATCAGTAAAACTGGCTACAAAGAATGCCATGGACACCGTGGTTTCACATAGAAGTGGAGAGACTACAGATGATTTCATTGCGTCTCTGGCAGTAGCGTTCAATTCCAGATTCATAAAAACTGGAACAATAGGGGGAGAAAGGCTGGCGAAACTTAATGAAGTCATAAGGCTTGAAGAAGATCTGGTATAA
- a CDS encoding carbohydrate kinase family protein: protein MKFLAYFGHLNIDVNIGVSSLPKPGEARGVTGLKEQFAGTAGNFAYVAHSLGLEFDLYSSVGGSTHFQYIEKFKELGISTDHVDIVPDAMGPVCYIPSDGREQIAYMFQGPMNDWKPSSNFQYGNYKHINIGTGPVKEYMKIIEREKSADIIFDPGQEIWYTYSAETARYMVEHSRMLIMNRKEFEHLKEMTGMDEYDINRTVDDVIVTEGSEGAVLIQNGKSLRIPAYRPETINDTIGAGDSFRAGLYAALYRGIELEKAIKFGNITAAKAIENPISQFHLPYGAIYDILSAVKV, encoded by the coding sequence ATGAAATTTTTAGCCTATTTCGGTCATCTCAATATTGACGTAAATATAGGTGTAAGTTCTCTACCAAAACCTGGAGAGGCCAGGGGCGTTACAGGATTGAAAGAGCAATTTGCAGGCACAGCAGGCAACTTTGCCTATGTGGCCCATTCGCTTGGCCTTGAATTCGATCTGTACTCTTCAGTGGGTGGATCCACACATTTCCAATACATCGAAAAATTTAAGGAACTTGGCATCAGTACTGACCACGTGGACATAGTACCAGATGCAATGGGTCCTGTATGCTATATCCCCTCAGATGGGAGAGAGCAGATAGCTTATATGTTCCAGGGACCAATGAATGACTGGAAACCATCCTCGAATTTTCAATATGGAAATTATAAGCATATCAACATAGGTACCGGTCCTGTTAAAGAGTATATGAAAATAATAGAGAGGGAAAAATCAGCAGATATTATATTTGATCCTGGTCAGGAAATCTGGTATACATATTCGGCTGAAACAGCAAGATATATGGTTGAGCACAGCCGCATGCTGATCATGAACCGGAAGGAATTTGAACATCTCAAAGAAATGACTGGTATGGATGAATACGATATCAATAGAACTGTAGATGATGTAATTGTTACGGAGGGTTCAGAGGGTGCTGTACTGATCCAGAATGGCAAGAGTCTGAGAATACCTGCATACAGGCCTGAAACCATTAATGACACAATTGGGGCTGGGGATTCCTTTAGAGCGGGACTTTATGCTGCCCTGTACAGGGGAATAGAACTGGAAAAGGCCATAAAGTTTGGGAATATTACAGCAGCCAAGGCCATAGAAAATCCGATCAGCCAGTTTCATCTTCCTTACGGCGCAATTTATGATATTCTCTCAGCTGTTAAAGTGTAA
- a CDS encoding glycoside hydrolase family 15 protein: MVRYLPLGNGRMLLTFDEDYHITDFYYSKYASENHSGGHPFMYGLSIDGNFLWVDRNHLKFMDYFDHTMVGTVFYPMAGIDFESLDMVDMYTNVYLRHINITNTSNARKNIKLFFHQNFYIYGNDIGDTAAFYPDLGGVVHYKENRYFLASTLDDDNKGMDQYATGIKDTGTLKGTWKDAEDNELSMNPVSIGSVDSVLRHSVDIDPGKKFSVYYYIVAGEGYKEIQKIKNNINLDYLRKLERRTTNYWELWSSKISPNLDPDTNALFRRSLFIIKSHSNVLGSIAASSDSDILKMSHDGYYYMWPRDAAVAAYALSIAGHSQTARQFFGLSTSLITEQGFMQHKYNMDGHLASSWLPHIINGMEIYPIQEDETALLVWVLWEYFRRYNDIGFTAPFYEGLVIKAAEFMTSFVNEDGLPRESFDLWEERYGIHAYTVSTTFAALKAASNFASVFGDQDLSKKYAAAATRMYEAFEQKFYSEEYGRYARAIIDGKPDFTVDSALSSIVIFGMKEPQDSRVVSTMEAIMEKLWVNGVGGIARYENDNYMRIKEDSNVPGNPWIITTLWMARYFMKTGDLERGWSLIEWVKSHRQKSGIFSEQINPYTGQPHSVSPLVWSHAEMVITLMEYSSYSHNQNP, translated from the coding sequence ATGGTTAGATACCTTCCACTGGGAAACGGCAGAATGTTATTAACATTTGATGAGGATTACCATATAACAGATTTTTATTATTCAAAATATGCATCTGAAAATCATTCAGGAGGCCATCCCTTTATGTATGGCCTTTCTATTGACGGAAATTTTTTGTGGGTCGATAGAAACCATTTAAAATTTATGGATTATTTTGATCATACAATGGTGGGCACTGTTTTTTATCCCATGGCTGGAATAGATTTTGAAAGCCTGGATATGGTAGATATGTACACTAATGTTTATTTGAGGCACATAAATATTACAAACACCTCAAATGCCAGGAAGAATATCAAATTATTTTTCCACCAGAATTTTTACATTTATGGAAATGACATAGGCGATACTGCCGCGTTTTATCCAGATCTTGGCGGTGTTGTGCATTACAAGGAGAACAGGTATTTTCTTGCATCAACACTTGATGATGATAATAAAGGAATGGATCAGTATGCCACCGGCATAAAGGATACTGGAACGCTCAAGGGAACCTGGAAGGATGCAGAGGATAATGAACTTTCCATGAACCCTGTATCTATAGGTTCAGTGGATTCTGTTTTGAGGCATTCCGTCGATATTGACCCGGGAAAGAAATTCTCAGTTTATTATTATATTGTAGCCGGGGAGGGATATAAAGAAATACAGAAAATCAAAAACAACATAAATTTGGATTATCTGAGAAAACTGGAACGAAGAACAACCAACTACTGGGAGCTATGGTCATCAAAGATTTCCCCGAATCTTGACCCAGATACAAACGCCCTCTTCAGGAGGTCACTTTTCATTATTAAAAGCCATTCCAATGTGCTTGGGTCAATAGCCGCCTCCTCTGACAGCGATATACTGAAAATGAGCCATGATGGTTATTATTACATGTGGCCCAGGGATGCAGCAGTGGCCGCATATGCACTTAGTATTGCAGGACATTCCCAGACAGCACGGCAATTTTTTGGGCTTTCCACATCCCTGATTACCGAACAGGGATTTATGCAGCATAAATATAATATGGATGGGCATCTGGCCAGCAGCTGGCTTCCGCATATTATCAATGGCATGGAAATATACCCCATCCAGGAGGATGAAACGGCATTACTTGTATGGGTACTCTGGGAATATTTCCGAAGGTATAATGACATCGGCTTCACAGCTCCCTTCTATGAAGGCCTTGTTATAAAGGCAGCCGAATTCATGACATCTTTTGTAAATGAGGACGGGCTTCCCAGGGAGTCATTTGACCTCTGGGAGGAAAGATACGGGATACATGCATACACTGTATCAACCACCTTTGCTGCCCTCAAAGCAGCCTCAAATTTCGCCAGCGTATTTGGTGATCAGGATCTGTCAAAAAAATACGCTGCAGCAGCAACCAGAATGTATGAGGCATTCGAGCAAAAGTTTTATTCTGAAGAATACGGGAGATATGCCAGGGCAATAATTGACGGCAAACCTGATTTTACGGTGGACAGTGCCCTGTCATCCATAGTTATCTTCGGAATGAAGGAGCCACAGGATTCAAGGGTTGTTAGCACCATGGAGGCAATCATGGAGAAACTCTGGGTCAATGGTGTCGGCGGAATAGCAAGATATGAGAATGATAATTATATGCGGATTAAGGAGGACAGCAATGTGCCGGGAAATCCATGGATTATCACAACACTGTGGATGGCCAGGTATTTCATGAAAACCGGGGACCTGGAAAGGGGATGGTCACTGATAGAATGGGTAAAATCGCACAGGCAGAAATCAGGGATTTTCTCAGAACAGATAAATCCTTATACAGGCCAGCCCCACTCAGTGTCACCTCTGGTCTGGAGCCATGCAGAGATGGTAATAACACTGATGGAATATTCTTCGTATTCACATAACCAGAATCCATAA
- a CDS encoding rhodanese-like domain-containing protein: MVLNIIPDEVSDMVARDECVIIDVREPFEYETGHIEGSILAPMYDIFNDISLVKKYEGKKIVLVCSSGHRSYYTGKFLEENGIENVYNLYNGLYGWEIEEKPLV, from the coding sequence ATGGTTTTGAACATAATTCCTGATGAGGTTTCAGATATGGTTGCCAGGGATGAGTGTGTCATCATTGATGTCAGGGAACCGTTCGAATACGAAACAGGGCATATAGAAGGGTCAATTCTTGCACCTATGTACGATATTTTTAATGATATTTCCCTTGTAAAGAAGTATGAGGGCAAAAAAATAGTTCTTGTATGCAGTTCGGGCCACAGAAGCTATTATACCGGGAAATTCCTGGAGGAGAATGGAATAGAAAATGTATATAATCTTTACAATGGATTATATGGCTGGGAGATAGAGGAAAAACCACTGGTATAA
- a CDS encoding MoxR family ATPase: protein MEEETKTVRDIAMDMETSIDEKVIGSRRIVRFMLISLFTNNHILMEGVPGLAKTMLASEFSKHLGLQFKRIQFTPDMLPSDVTGNMVFNPETRKMEFREGPVFSNIVLADEINRTPPKVQSALLEAMEEKQVSVYGITTRLPSPFLVIATQNPIEQEGTFPLAEALMDRFLFRYYLDYPDRDDEVRILESAYKNSIQAYSKLDAETIMNFRKMVENVYVNEDIIEYIINVIRKTRESDMVFVGASTRTAVKYLQAARANALLSGRNYVIPEDIIFMAKELLNHRLILRPEALMDSDSDYKKIVYNAINSIINSVEAPQ, encoded by the coding sequence ATGGAAGAAGAAACAAAAACAGTAAGGGATATAGCAATGGATATGGAAACATCAATAGATGAAAAGGTCATAGGTTCCAGAAGAATAGTTCGGTTCATGCTGATCTCACTTTTCACAAATAATCATATTCTGATGGAGGGTGTCCCTGGCCTGGCCAAAACAATGCTGGCATCAGAGTTTTCAAAGCACCTGGGACTGCAATTTAAGAGGATCCAGTTCACACCTGATATGCTTCCCTCAGATGTAACCGGAAATATGGTTTTTAACCCAGAAACCCGGAAAATGGAATTCAGGGAAGGGCCTGTTTTTTCAAACATAGTCCTGGCCGATGAAATAAACAGGACACCGCCAAAGGTTCAGTCTGCCCTGCTGGAGGCCATGGAGGAAAAGCAGGTTTCTGTTTATGGTATAACCACCAGGCTGCCATCGCCCTTCCTTGTAATAGCTACACAGAATCCCATAGAGCAGGAGGGGACATTCCCGCTTGCAGAGGCACTGATGGATCGTTTTCTGTTCAGGTATTACCTAGATTACCCTGATCGGGATGATGAGGTGAGAATACTGGAATCTGCATACAAAAATAGTATTCAGGCCTATAGTAAACTGGATGCGGAAACAATTATGAATTTCAGGAAAATGGTTGAAAATGTATATGTCAATGAAGATATAATTGAATACATTATAAATGTCATAAGGAAAACCAGAGAATCGGACATGGTATTCGTTGGCGCAAGCACCCGTACAGCAGTGAAATACCTTCAAGCAGCCAGGGCAAATGCCCTTCTGAGTGGAAGGAACTATGTAATACCTGAGGACATAATTTTCATGGCAAAAGAATTACTCAACCACCGTTTGATACTCCGCCCCGAGGCTCTAATGGACTCAGACTCTGACTATAAAAAAATTGTATACAATGCCATAAATTCAATAATAAACTCGGTAGAGGCACCGCAATGA
- a CDS encoding DUF58 domain-containing protein, which produces MIRRSGYAILALLSYGIIESLLLGYKYYIILTILLFFTVAFEVIYFNIYGSRAVSRIYVKRESDTVKFRKNRKFKITLHFTNENKYPVTVHFFDEGIDILEISGNTGGNIKIPANGYKNIEYWIVPRYIGKYQFGDIRITVSDLFHIASIQKNFLSRSEIHISPSMSDIKSSRSEMLSSFLYTFGNHYSHKVGQGYNLYGVRPYTFDDDPRYIVWSRYDEINNNLLVKQMEEEREITTIFIVDYSTSMNYGSSDRIYDRAVLDIINSSYFMIKNRDNVGFLLYSDSINIYIPPDKGGKSIENLEKEVSNLIPSGNFNPVSALKYLEKKQKKNALLFLITASPSAAESLGYRRNLTIFIVNHESYYDYSPNGEFDGLLIHDARFRELNSLARTAGRIRNRGVRCTYVSRGNMMQRILLEYNYGRSMNKGAS; this is translated from the coding sequence ATGATAAGAAGGTCTGGCTATGCAATACTTGCACTACTTTCCTACGGGATTATAGAATCATTGCTACTTGGCTATAAATATTACATTATACTGACTATTTTACTTTTTTTTACCGTTGCCTTTGAGGTTATATATTTCAATATATATGGATCAAGGGCAGTTTCCAGAATATATGTGAAAAGGGAGTCAGACACTGTAAAATTCAGAAAGAATAGGAAATTTAAGATAACCCTGCATTTTACGAATGAAAATAAATATCCTGTAACAGTGCATTTTTTTGATGAGGGCATAGATATACTGGAAATCTCGGGCAATACAGGTGGAAATATAAAGATTCCTGCAAATGGATACAAAAATATAGAATACTGGATAGTGCCCCGGTATATAGGGAAATACCAGTTCGGGGATATAAGAATAACCGTATCTGATCTATTCCATATTGCATCCATTCAAAAGAACTTCCTTAGCAGGTCTGAAATCCATATTTCGCCATCCATGTCAGATATAAAATCCAGCAGGAGCGAAATGCTGAGCAGTTTTTTATACACATTTGGAAATCATTATTCACATAAAGTGGGTCAGGGATATAACCTCTATGGGGTGAGGCCGTACACATTCGACGATGACCCCAGATATATTGTCTGGTCAAGATACGATGAGATAAATAACAATCTTCTCGTAAAACAGATGGAGGAGGAGCGGGAAATTACCACAATTTTTATTGTGGACTACAGCACATCCATGAATTATGGGTCCAGTGACAGAATATATGACAGGGCAGTGCTTGACATTATCAATTCATCATACTTCATGATTAAAAACAGGGACAATGTTGGTTTCCTGCTATATTCAGACTCAATAAATATTTACATACCTCCTGATAAGGGTGGCAAAAGCATAGAAAACCTTGAAAAAGAAGTCTCTAACCTTATCCCATCAGGAAATTTCAATCCTGTGAGTGCCCTGAAATATCTTGAAAAAAAGCAGAAAAAGAATGCCCTATTATTCCTGATAACAGCCTCACCAAGTGCCGCAGAAAGCTTAGGTTACCGGAGAAACCTTACGATCTTTATTGTAAACCACGAATCATATTATGACTACTCCCCTAATGGAGAATTTGATGGCCTTCTAATACATGATGCCAGGTTCAGGGAACTCAACAGCCTGGCAAGAACAGCAGGCAGGATCAGAAACAGGGGCGTAAGGTGTACATATGTCAGCCGGGGCAACATGATGCAGAGAATACTTCTAGAATACAACTACGGCAGAAGCATGAATAAGGGTGCATCTTAA
- the lonB gene encoding ATP-dependent protease LonB: MDAKDDDVEEWVSNLGIKSTKEIEVPKLLFNQVIGQEHAGEVIKKAAMQKRHVLLIGEPGTGKSMLAQSMVDFLPKEDLEDILCFPNPEDSNKPKIKTFPAGKGKEILRQYQIKAEREKKDRSKSLLFIVLSIILLGAILAIYLWISGLQGTAIEILFLAIIGAAFLYIIMAMNPAARMERAMVPKLLVGHNPNDKPPFIDSTGAHSGALLGDVRHDPFQSGGLETPAHERVEAGNMQKADKGVLFIDEINLLRPEDQQALLSAMQEKRFAISGQSERSAGAMVQTEPVPCDFVLVAAGNLDAIRNMHPALRSRIRGYGYEVYMNDTMEDSDDNRKKVVQFIAQEIAKDKKIPPFDSGAITEILKEAQKRAGRKGRLTLRLRELGGLVRVAGDIAVTNKQVIVTADDVNQARSLSKPVEQQIADRAIEVKKLYKMFTGSGSAIGKVNGLAVMGSSDMSDFTGVVMPIVAEITQAQHPHNGMVYATGKLGEIAKEAVQNVSAVIKKISGKNVADVDIHIQFIGTYEGVEGDSASVSIATAVISSLESIPVDQTVAMTGSLSVRGDVLPVGGVTAKVEAAIDTGLSKVIVPASNFNDIILDEAHKDKIQIIPATRIEDVLENALITGPEKDKFLQKIKDLVNPASDIKKPVQRRGTNVA; the protein is encoded by the coding sequence GTGGACGCTAAAGATGATGATGTTGAAGAATGGGTGTCTAATTTAGGCATAAAAAGCACCAAGGAGATTGAGGTTCCCAAACTTCTTTTTAACCAGGTCATCGGGCAGGAGCATGCCGGTGAGGTTATAAAAAAGGCAGCAATGCAGAAAAGACACGTGCTGTTAATTGGCGAACCTGGTACTGGTAAGTCCATGCTTGCCCAATCTATGGTTGATTTCTTACCTAAAGAGGATCTCGAAGATATACTATGTTTCCCGAATCCAGAAGATTCAAATAAACCAAAAATCAAGACCTTCCCTGCAGGCAAAGGCAAGGAAATATTAAGGCAGTATCAGATAAAGGCTGAACGTGAAAAGAAGGATAGATCCAAAAGCCTGTTGTTTATCGTTTTGTCCATAATTTTACTGGGTGCAATACTTGCAATATATCTATGGATAAGTGGTTTACAGGGAACCGCAATAGAGATTTTATTCCTTGCCATTATAGGCGCAGCATTCCTTTATATAATCATGGCAATGAATCCAGCAGCCCGTATGGAAAGGGCCATGGTTCCAAAGTTGCTTGTAGGGCATAATCCCAATGATAAACCACCCTTTATAGATTCTACAGGTGCACATTCAGGTGCCCTTTTAGGGGATGTTAGGCATGACCCATTCCAGTCTGGTGGGCTGGAAACACCTGCCCATGAAAGGGTAGAAGCTGGAAATATGCAAAAGGCTGACAAGGGTGTTCTGTTCATTGATGAAATCAATCTTCTGAGGCCAGAGGATCAGCAGGCTTTATTAAGTGCCATGCAGGAAAAACGTTTCGCAATATCAGGACAGAGCGAGAGGAGCGCAGGTGCAATGGTACAGACGGAGCCTGTTCCATGTGATTTCGTGCTTGTGGCAGCTGGAAATCTTGATGCAATAAGAAACATGCATCCGGCTCTAAGATCAAGGATAAGGGGATACGGTTATGAAGTCTACATGAATGACACCATGGAGGATAGTGATGACAACAGAAAGAAGGTTGTCCAGTTTATAGCCCAGGAAATAGCCAAGGATAAAAAAATACCTCCATTTGATTCCGGTGCAATCACTGAGATACTGAAAGAGGCACAGAAACGTGCTGGCAGGAAGGGTAGATTAACATTGAGGCTCAGGGAACTTGGTGGACTTGTCAGGGTTGCTGGGGATATAGCAGTAACAAACAAGCAGGTTATAGTTACAGCAGATGATGTAAACCAGGCAAGGTCACTGAGCAAGCCAGTTGAACAGCAAATAGCAGACAGGGCCATAGAGGTCAAGAAACTGTATAAAATGTTCACCGGAAGCGGAAGTGCAATAGGAAAAGTTAACGGGCTGGCTGTTATGGGTTCCTCTGACATGTCAGATTTCACCGGGGTTGTTATGCCCATAGTCGCTGAGATAACACAGGCACAGCATCCGCATAACGGTATGGTATACGCAACAGGCAAACTTGGTGAAATAGCCAAGGAAGCAGTGCAGAATGTTTCTGCTGTCATCAAAAAGATCAGTGGCAAAAATGTTGCAGACGTGGATATTCATATACAGTTTATAGGAACATACGAAGGTGTAGAGGGGGATTCGGCAAGCGTCTCCATAGCTACAGCCGTTATATCATCCCTTGAATCCATTCCCGTTGATCAGACAGTTGCAATGACAGGTTCACTCAGCGTTCGTGGTGATGTCCTGCCCGTAGGCGGAGTTACCGCAAAGGTTGAGGCTGCAATTGACACAGGTCTTTCAAAGGTCATAGTTCCTGCATCCAATTTCAACGATATAATACTGGACGAGGCACACAAGGACAAGATCCAGATTATTCCGGCTACAAGAATAGAAGACGTTCTTGAAAACGCTCTTATTACCGGTCCTGAAAAAGATAAGTTCCTTCAAAAAATAAAGGATCTGGTAAACCCCGCTAGCGATATCAAAAAGCCCGTTCAGAGAAGGGGCACAAATGTTGCATAA